A portion of the Bacillus sp. es.034 genome contains these proteins:
- the tcuA gene encoding FAD-dependent tricarballylate dehydrogenase TcuA gives MSKKNSYDVVVVGAGNAALCAAISAREEGAEVLVLEKGPEHKRGGNSFFTDGAIRVAYHDLTDIRKVVTDLSEEEADTIVMPDYNEEDYYDDIMRVTEGESLPELARQLVDRSFETLVWMKGHGVKFELNYDNQSYEKEGKRHFWGGLPIKTENKGIGLMKQLFSRAGEMGIDIWYEAAAVELVKEGGKISGVVVQKDEERINVESTGVILACGSFEADKKLRKQQIGEEWEAAIVRGTEYNTGDGITMAVAAGAEKFGEYSGCHSIGTDYHAPKVGDFKKPGDIFKKHSYPLSIMLNKDGKRFVDEGADFRNYTYAKYGREILKQPDHVAYQVYDSQVRPLLRKEYDLEEATCYNGETLEELVNQLSVNKKQFLQTIEEYNAAVQDGEYNPTEKDGKKTAGLTPEKTNWALRIAKGPFYAFPVTCGITFSFGGLRVNPSGEVLKKDDQPLSGLFAAGEMVGGIFYHNYPGGSGLMSGAVYGKTAGSSAARYALGNKQDSTIIH, from the coding sequence ATGTCAAAAAAGAACTCATACGACGTAGTTGTCGTTGGAGCGGGGAATGCAGCCTTATGTGCGGCCATTTCAGCCCGTGAAGAAGGTGCGGAAGTACTGGTCCTGGAAAAAGGTCCTGAACATAAAAGAGGCGGAAATTCATTTTTCACCGATGGAGCGATTCGGGTGGCCTATCATGATCTCACAGATATTCGGAAGGTCGTGACGGATCTCTCTGAGGAAGAAGCGGATACAATCGTCATGCCCGACTACAATGAGGAAGATTATTATGATGATATCATGCGCGTAACAGAAGGGGAGAGTCTGCCGGAGCTTGCCAGACAACTGGTGGACCGCTCGTTTGAAACGCTCGTGTGGATGAAGGGGCACGGAGTGAAATTCGAACTCAATTATGATAATCAATCTTATGAAAAGGAAGGCAAGCGGCATTTCTGGGGAGGTCTTCCGATCAAGACGGAAAACAAAGGCATCGGGTTGATGAAGCAGCTTTTTTCCCGTGCAGGGGAAATGGGTATCGATATTTGGTATGAGGCTGCTGCAGTGGAGCTTGTAAAAGAAGGCGGAAAGATAAGCGGTGTGGTTGTACAGAAGGATGAGGAGAGGATCAACGTTGAATCCACAGGTGTCATTCTTGCCTGCGGCAGTTTTGAAGCAGACAAAAAGCTTCGGAAACAACAAATCGGGGAAGAATGGGAAGCGGCAATCGTACGCGGAACCGAATATAACACAGGGGACGGGATTACAATGGCGGTTGCGGCAGGAGCGGAGAAGTTTGGTGAATACTCCGGCTGTCATTCAATCGGCACAGATTATCATGCACCGAAAGTCGGTGACTTTAAAAAACCCGGTGACATCTTCAAGAAACATTCCTATCCCCTCAGCATCATGCTGAATAAAGATGGAAAACGATTTGTAGACGAAGGTGCGGATTTCCGGAATTATACGTACGCAAAGTACGGGAGGGAAATCCTGAAACAACCTGATCATGTCGCCTATCAGGTTTACGACTCTCAAGTTCGTCCACTGCTCAGGAAGGAATATGATCTTGAGGAAGCGACCTGTTACAACGGTGAAACCCTGGAGGAGCTTGTTAATCAGCTTTCCGTTAACAAGAAGCAATTCCTGCAGACGATTGAGGAATATAATGCAGCCGTTCAAGACGGGGAATACAATCCTACGGAAAAAGACGGCAAGAAAACAGCAGGGCTTACACCAGAAAAGACGAACTGGGCATTGAGGATCGCAAAGGGGCCATTCTATGCATTCCCGGTTACGTGCGGCATTACGTTTTCATTTGGGGGACTCCGGGTCAATCCTTCAGGTGAGGTGTTAAAAAAAGATGATCAACCACTATCCGGCCTGTTCGCTGCTGGAGAAATGGTCGGCGGTATTTTTTATCACAATTATCCTGGAGGATCGGGATTGATGTCCGGGGCTGTATATGGGAAAACAGCCGGTTCTTCAGCTGCCCGGTATGCCCTTGGCAATAAACAGGACTCAACGATCATTCACTGA
- a CDS encoding class F sortase, which produces MKKTAPLRKIFGPTEKRMLNLITCTGYFDHDIHNYVERLVAYTELVGDQTKES; this is translated from the coding sequence TTGAAAAAAACTGCACCGCTTCGAAAGATTTTTGGCCCGACTGAGAAAAGGATGCTGAATCTGATCACATGCACAGGTTATTTCGATCATGACATTCATAACTACGTTGAACGACTCGTTGCCTATACAGAGCTGGTTGGTGATCAAACGAAAGAATCTTAA
- a CDS encoding tripartite tricarboxylate transporter permease — protein MDFSNFMQGLTTALEPINIMWVVIGGFLGTIVGMLPGLGPATAVAVLIPITFGMEPVSAIILMAAIYYGAMYGGSRSSILLNTPGDGSAIAATFDGYPMAQKGQAGQAMAISAVASFIGGMMAVIGFIFLAEPLASFALKFGPAEYFLLMLLTLSAIVALSVGKMVKGFIAMFLGLMLSTVGIDTQSGVYRFTFGSSHLSEGIDFLIVIIGVYAVGEVLYNYLTIDQVKKEKKKVGKIWFTKKQWKRSLWPILRSGPLGFVVGVLPGAGGSIASMISYSTEKQISKKPEEFGKGAVEGLAAPESANNAASVGAMIPLLTMGIPGSGTTAVMLGALVMLGMKPGPLLFENDPNTVWTLINSMFIGNIALVIINILLVGLLVKILDTPAKVLYPVIVILAFIGTYTLSYSAVDFFLLLIFGIFGLFLKVMDFPIAPLVLALIVGADMEQNFRMAVLSSNGNLGIFFDTPIAIALGALTLLSLFYPLLIKAFKKKGKNPIDPISKDM, from the coding sequence ATGGATTTTAGCAATTTTATGCAGGGGTTAACAACTGCGTTGGAACCAATAAATATTATGTGGGTTGTCATTGGAGGATTTCTCGGGACGATCGTCGGTATGCTCCCCGGGCTCGGGCCGGCAACTGCCGTGGCTGTCTTGATCCCGATTACATTCGGCATGGAGCCCGTCAGTGCCATCATCCTGATGGCTGCCATTTATTATGGGGCGATGTACGGGGGATCGAGGAGTTCGATTCTATTAAATACACCAGGTGACGGTTCAGCCATTGCTGCCACATTCGATGGCTATCCGATGGCTCAGAAAGGCCAGGCAGGACAGGCCATGGCTATATCGGCAGTCGCCTCTTTCATCGGAGGAATGATGGCTGTCATCGGATTTATCTTCCTTGCCGAGCCGCTTGCAAGCTTTGCCTTGAAATTCGGTCCTGCTGAATACTTTTTATTGATGCTGCTGACTCTTTCCGCCATTGTTGCTTTATCGGTAGGGAAAATGGTAAAGGGCTTCATCGCGATGTTCCTTGGGTTGATGCTCAGTACGGTGGGCATTGATACTCAGAGCGGAGTCTATCGTTTCACTTTCGGAAGTTCACATTTAAGTGAAGGGATCGATTTCCTGATCGTGATCATCGGTGTATATGCAGTCGGGGAAGTCCTTTACAATTATTTGACGATCGATCAGGTGAAAAAAGAGAAAAAGAAAGTCGGGAAGATCTGGTTTACGAAAAAGCAGTGGAAACGGTCATTATGGCCGATTCTCAGAAGCGGGCCGCTTGGATTCGTGGTGGGTGTCCTTCCGGGAGCCGGGGGATCGATCGCATCCATGATCAGTTATTCGACAGAGAAGCAAATTTCCAAAAAACCTGAAGAATTCGGGAAAGGTGCAGTAGAAGGGCTTGCAGCACCTGAATCTGCCAATAATGCAGCTTCAGTAGGGGCTATGATTCCGCTATTGACGATGGGGATCCCGGGATCGGGTACAACCGCTGTCATGCTAGGAGCTCTCGTCATGCTTGGCATGAAGCCTGGACCGCTTTTGTTCGAAAATGATCCCAATACCGTCTGGACACTGATCAATAGTATGTTCATCGGGAATATTGCACTTGTCATCATCAATATCCTGCTGGTCGGCTTGTTGGTAAAGATTCTTGATACTCCGGCGAAAGTATTATATCCGGTGATCGTGATCCTGGCATTTATCGGAACTTACACACTCAGTTACAGTGCAGTGGATTTCTTCCTGCTATTGATTTTCGGAATATTCGGGTTATTCCTCAAGGTCATGGATTTTCCGATTGCCCCGCTTGTTCTGGCATTGATCGTCGGAGCGGATATGGAGCAGAACTTCAGGATGGCCGTGCTTTCGTCAAATGGCAACCTCGGTATATTCTTTGATACGCCGATTGCCATCGCATTGGGTGCATTGACTCTTTTATCACTATTTTATCCATTGCTGATCAAAGCGTTTAAAAAGAAAGGGAAGAATCCTATCGACCCTATCTCAAAAGACATGTAA
- a CDS encoding tripartite tricarboxylate transporter TctB family protein, whose protein sequence is MRAIKLGMPIFLILLSFFFLIASINLPKANLGNPNGPLYFPVGLSVFMLVFSVVYLFQEWKSRHVHNEDIKLLLKGRTPKLIALTVLYGAVYAFIFERVGFLFSTILFLGALLFTVNRKKYVVNVIVAISFSFLSWYAFSVLLGVSLP, encoded by the coding sequence ATGAGAGCAATCAAACTCGGGATGCCCATTTTTTTAATTCTATTAAGCTTCTTTTTTTTAATAGCATCCATCAATTTGCCAAAGGCCAATCTCGGGAACCCAAACGGGCCGCTCTATTTTCCGGTCGGATTAAGTGTATTCATGCTGGTATTCAGCGTGGTTTACTTATTTCAGGAGTGGAAGAGCCGTCATGTTCATAATGAAGATATCAAGCTTCTGCTGAAAGGGAGAACACCGAAATTGATTGCCCTGACTGTTTTATACGGGGCTGTTTATGCGTTTATATTTGAACGGGTCGGGTTCTTATTTTCTACTATTTTATTTTTGGGTGCTTTGTTATTTACGGTCAACAGGAAGAAATATGTTGTGAATGTGATAGTGGCAATCAGCTTTTCTTTTCTATCATGGTATGCATTCAGCGTTTTATTAGGAGTCAGTCTTCCATAG
- a CDS encoding acyl-CoA thioesterase — MNRLEQVYSIERSRTVQTRLVLPPDTNHMQTIFGGKVLAFIDEIAALSAMKHSSSVVVTASIDSVDFLSSATVGDALSLEAIVTSTGRTSMEVYVKVFSSNLLTGIKTLTTESFLTMVAVDENGKPKPVPKVIPETEEEKRLFKSAVLRKEHRKNRALIK; from the coding sequence ATGAATAGATTGGAACAAGTTTATTCTATTGAGCGTTCACGAACCGTCCAAACCAGATTGGTACTACCACCGGATACCAATCATATGCAGACAATCTTCGGGGGAAAGGTATTGGCATTTATCGATGAAATCGCTGCACTGTCAGCCATGAAGCATTCGAGTTCTGTGGTGGTCACGGCTTCGATCGATTCGGTCGATTTCCTGTCATCCGCAACTGTCGGGGACGCACTCAGCCTAGAGGCGATTGTAACTTCCACGGGAAGGACTTCGATGGAGGTGTATGTAAAAGTTTTCTCTTCGAATCTATTGACAGGTATCAAAACCTTGACGACGGAATCATTCCTTACCATGGTTGCGGTGGATGAAAACGGTAAGCCGAAACCGGTGCCGAAAGTGATACCGGAAACAGAAGAGGAGAAGCGATTGTTCAAATCAGCTGTTCTGAGGAAGGAACATCGTAAAAACCGGGCATTGATAAAATAA
- a CDS encoding 5'-nucleotidase C-terminal domain-containing protein: MKLKILHTNDVHSHFEAFGRAAALIKEYKDENTIVLDGGDFADFKSIELQGTKGMAAIELLRSVGYDAWTIGNNEMFNGFDTLEHMAGNSPIPFISNNLYRKDKAPIRGVKSSVILEKNGLRIFITGASPDLQGFNDGLGVRITDYKNAIKEELVRHRGTYDVCILLNHVGTEADEELANELDDVDIILSAHDHQLYARAKSVNGTVLNSAGCYGEYVGLIEVDVTNEGVELIRGETISTQPFAPDQEVIDILKRNKEKAIEVLSRPLYTLDRPLWHDVMEENPMANLIADGLQDMLKCDFGLINSGIVNAGAFQNISHKKLIEICPSPLNPTSFEIQGKHIRKAIEDSLDAQVCLADGRGPGFRGKFVGRLHVSGAEIIHEGRRISEILIGRKPLEDEKWYSVASSDYLQRGSGYESLGHSRNEKYLPEEIRDVIRMYGERHGCIEKAQMNRWRESSNVMA; the protein is encoded by the coding sequence ATGAAACTGAAGATATTACATACAAACGATGTCCACAGCCACTTTGAGGCATTTGGGAGAGCGGCTGCACTGATCAAAGAATATAAAGATGAAAATACGATTGTGCTGGACGGGGGAGATTTTGCCGATTTCAAAAGCATCGAGCTTCAGGGAACTAAGGGGATGGCTGCGATTGAACTGCTTAGAAGTGTCGGCTATGATGCATGGACCATCGGGAACAATGAGATGTTCAACGGCTTCGACACCCTTGAACATATGGCAGGTAATAGTCCGATCCCTTTTATCAGCAATAATCTGTACAGAAAAGACAAGGCGCCTATCAGGGGAGTGAAGTCAAGCGTCATCCTTGAGAAAAACGGCCTGCGAATTTTTATAACGGGTGCTTCCCCTGACCTGCAGGGTTTCAATGACGGTCTCGGGGTACGTATTACGGATTATAAGAATGCCATCAAAGAGGAACTCGTTCGTCACCGTGGAACATATGACGTTTGTATTCTTCTGAATCATGTGGGTACGGAAGCCGACGAGGAACTTGCGAATGAGCTGGATGATGTTGATATTATTCTGTCAGCTCATGATCATCAGCTCTATGCACGGGCAAAGAGTGTGAATGGTACTGTGCTGAACAGTGCAGGATGCTATGGGGAATACGTGGGGCTGATCGAAGTGGATGTAACAAATGAAGGAGTTGAACTGATACGCGGTGAAACGATCTCGACACAGCCCTTTGCACCTGATCAAGAGGTAATCGATATCCTGAAAAGAAATAAAGAAAAAGCGATCGAGGTGTTGAGCAGGCCGCTTTACACACTCGACCGGCCCCTTTGGCATGATGTGATGGAAGAGAATCCGATGGCGAATTTGATTGCCGACGGACTGCAGGACATGCTGAAATGTGATTTCGGATTGATCAATAGTGGTATTGTGAACGCCGGGGCTTTTCAAAATATCAGTCATAAGAAACTCATAGAAATCTGTCCCTCTCCATTGAATCCGACTTCATTCGAAATCCAGGGAAAGCATATCCGGAAGGCGATTGAGGATTCATTGGATGCCCAGGTATGTTTGGCTGATGGAAGAGGTCCGGGCTTCAGGGGGAAATTCGTTGGCAGACTTCATGTGTCGGGGGCAGAAATCATTCATGAAGGACGGCGGATCTCTGAAATCCTCATCGGCAGGAAGCCCTTGGAGGATGAGAAATGGTATTCCGTTGCCTCTTCTGATTATTTACAGCGGGGATCCGGTTATGAATCCCTCGGTCACAGCCGAAATGAAAAATACTTGCCTGAAGAGATCCGTGATGTGATCAGGATGTACGGCGAACGCCACGGGTGCATTGAAAAAGCGCAGATGAACAGGTGGCGGGAAAGCAGTAATGTCATGGCTTAG
- a CDS encoding DUF1761 domain-containing protein yields MTVDLNLPAFMVGAVLYMIYGGIYYSILLGKKDQDGAGPVKYVVAVSVAFISSALVGVLVQATNSGGLTSGALIGGLIGILISIVFMKNALFGLISKRMFLIAIGDHLIVFTLLGALHGLFL; encoded by the coding sequence ATGACAGTTGATTTGAATTTGCCCGCATTTATGGTGGGGGCCGTGTTGTATATGATATACGGGGGGATTTATTATTCGATACTGCTTGGAAAGAAAGATCAGGATGGAGCTGGACCGGTGAAATATGTAGTTGCTGTCTCAGTGGCGTTCATCAGTTCAGCCCTGGTGGGAGTTCTTGTTCAAGCGACGAATTCCGGCGGTTTGACTTCAGGGGCATTGATTGGTGGACTTATTGGTATTCTCATCTCCATCGTCTTTATGAAAAATGCACTATTTGGACTCATCTCAAAACGGATGTTCCTGATTGCCATCGGCGACCATCTCATCGTTTTCACTTTGCTTGGTGCATTGCACGGTTTGTTTCTATAG
- a CDS encoding DASS family sodium-coupled anion symporter — protein MRKQLLLVITFLLYALFFLPFFEWDETWKAIAALIIIQILWIGKVFPLAFSSLLLILLISFHFFSYEQTLRYFSSGIVWLLFSTFIISTAFIKTGLASRVSLYMLKLSGGSGKALIFISFLLMTVLSVLIPSNVGKGSLLSSVLDSLMKSLRKIADVHYLGKSLFIGVAYLAAISGSFVATGASSTIYAFGILSDVSSDLNYIRWFLIFGIPVLLFIVILWGIFLMIFPPEKIERKLLLALIEERIGELGPVGINEKKIMCIIGGTLILWIAQPLHGYSIPQVGLLGACMTVIPFAGVWKWEEARESIDWDLMLFFASTLMVSGMLVETGTIEWMAEGLNSILTGRPSWVIILLLILCTSIIRIVFVNILGFLTIMLPLSITIGHTIPGLSPMQIAMPVFLACVPGFFLVTQSPVHLISYSYGYFTDKDLMRAGIWSSAAWIAVIICSVFFYW, from the coding sequence ATGAGAAAACAACTGTTACTGGTTATCACGTTTCTATTATATGCCTTATTCTTTCTCCCATTTTTTGAATGGGATGAAACATGGAAGGCTATCGCTGCACTCATCATCATACAAATCCTGTGGATCGGCAAAGTATTTCCTCTTGCGTTCAGTTCGCTGCTGCTTATATTGCTGATATCGTTTCATTTTTTCAGTTATGAACAGACTTTGAGATATTTTAGTTCGGGTATTGTTTGGCTCTTGTTTTCCACATTCATTATCTCAACTGCATTCATCAAAACCGGTCTGGCAAGCAGGGTATCGCTCTATATGTTAAAGCTGTCTGGAGGGTCTGGGAAAGCGTTGATTTTCATTTCGTTTCTGCTCATGACTGTCCTGTCTGTCCTGATACCGTCGAATGTAGGGAAGGGCAGCCTGTTATCATCGGTACTCGACAGCCTGATGAAAAGTCTGCGAAAAATAGCGGATGTCCATTATCTGGGCAAGTCGCTGTTTATAGGGGTTGCCTATCTGGCTGCCATTTCAGGGTCATTTGTCGCGACTGGGGCCAGTTCCACTATCTACGCTTTCGGGATCCTGAGCGATGTTTCAAGCGATCTGAATTATATAAGATGGTTCCTTATTTTTGGAATACCGGTGCTGCTTTTTATCGTGATATTGTGGGGAATATTCTTAATGATCTTTCCCCCTGAGAAGATTGAACGAAAGCTGTTATTGGCATTGATCGAAGAAAGAATCGGTGAGCTTGGGCCGGTCGGCATCAATGAAAAGAAAATCATGTGTATCATCGGAGGAACGTTGATCCTGTGGATTGCACAGCCTCTGCATGGATATTCCATTCCTCAGGTTGGCCTTCTGGGCGCATGTATGACCGTCATTCCTTTTGCGGGAGTATGGAAGTGGGAAGAAGCGCGGGAATCCATTGATTGGGATCTGATGCTCTTTTTTGCCTCTACTCTGATGGTATCAGGGATGCTGGTCGAGACAGGGACGATTGAATGGATGGCAGAAGGGTTGAATTCTATACTTACTGGCCGCCCATCCTGGGTGATCATCCTGCTCCTCATCTTATGTACGAGTATTATTCGGATCGTATTCGTCAATATCCTGGGGTTTTTGACCATCATGCTCCCTCTCAGCATCACGATTGGGCACACAATCCCGGGTTTATCACCCATGCAAATTGCCATGCCGGTATTCCTGGCATGCGTCCCGGGCTTTTTTCTCGTCACCCAGTCCCCGGTTCATCTGATCAGCTACTCGTACGGTTATTTTACCGACAAGGACTTAATGCGGGCAGGAATTTGGTCATCCGCAGCATGGATCGCCGTCATCATCTGCTCGGTTTTCTTTTACTGGTAA
- a CDS encoding DinB family protein translates to MNVFCRSTLHQIEVAIESIIDIMAGLKEEDLIKRPTPSKHSLGELLSHISLICMADDLIAGGASQEEMDSFYRSKSIHSLDEIRKELRENFHNLKERVAGWTEDMLMEETTSYWGVTYTRFEWLVEVAAHLYHHRGQLHSMLVHCYDQDPQIPMFE, encoded by the coding sequence ATGAATGTATTTTGCCGAAGCACCCTGCACCAAATCGAAGTAGCCATAGAGTCGATCATAGACATCATGGCCGGCCTTAAAGAGGAAGACCTAATAAAAAGACCCACTCCTTCCAAGCATTCCCTAGGAGAGCTGCTTTCGCATATTTCTCTCATATGCATGGCGGATGACCTTATCGCCGGGGGAGCCAGCCAAGAAGAAATGGATTCTTTTTATAGGAGTAAATCTATCCATTCACTTGATGAAATAAGAAAAGAACTACGGGAGAATTTTCACAATCTGAAAGAGAGGGTGGCGGGATGGACGGAAGATATGCTGATGGAAGAAACCACGTCCTATTGGGGGGTGACGTATACGAGATTCGAGTGGCTGGTGGAGGTTGCAGCTCATCTTTATCACCACCGTGGGCAGCTTCATAGCATGCTTGTCCATTGTTATGATCAGGATCCCCAGATACCTATGTTTGAGTGA
- a CDS encoding flotillin family protein, giving the protein MLGSLSVIGFFVFLIPVLVIAAIVGIAYYFWMRFRYRTAKSNQALIITGPKLGDPEKESNIFTDQEGRSMKIIRGGGYRLRRFQTSTPVNLTSFQLKLSTPRVYTNGGVPIVADAVAMVKVADTLNGIANYAEQFLGKDQKEIEDEIIEVLGSNLRAILSKMTVEDINSNREKFNADVSEIAQKQLDLMGFKITSLGLTDIRDADEQNGYLENLGRPRIAEVRKQAEIAEANTERETRIHRAQTDQEAKEEEYKRQITIAESKKEKDIKDAAFKEETERARAKSEQSYELEKAKLAKEVKEEELTLQFLERERAVKLEAEESKVRKTKADADYYETTRKAEAEARKSEIDGEAKAKIRREEGSAEADVIRERGKAEAESRKLLAEAMEKHGDVIITEKLIEMLPVFAEKIAQPLNNIDSVKIIDSGNGQGVPSFGKSITRTMLDMQEPLREMTGIDVGELLKSYANRTQPTHYQPAISESGDKEAAASNEVEENEFEEAGQGSK; this is encoded by the coding sequence ATGCTAGGATCATTGAGTGTGATTGGATTTTTCGTTTTCCTGATTCCTGTTCTGGTTATTGCAGCAATTGTGGGGATCGCATATTATTTCTGGATGAGGTTCCGCTATCGTACAGCGAAATCCAACCAGGCATTGATCATTACCGGACCGAAACTGGGGGATCCTGAGAAGGAATCGAATATTTTCACCGACCAGGAAGGCCGTTCCATGAAAATCATCCGTGGTGGGGGATACAGATTAAGACGTTTCCAGACGTCCACTCCTGTTAACCTTACATCATTCCAATTGAAACTATCGACACCAAGAGTGTACACAAACGGAGGAGTTCCGATAGTGGCCGATGCCGTTGCGATGGTGAAGGTTGCCGATACCTTGAACGGGATCGCAAACTACGCCGAGCAGTTCCTCGGCAAGGATCAAAAAGAAATTGAAGATGAAATCATCGAGGTGCTGGGAAGTAACCTCCGCGCGATTCTCTCAAAAATGACCGTGGAAGACATAAACAGCAACCGCGAAAAATTCAATGCCGATGTGTCGGAAATCGCCCAGAAACAGCTTGATCTGATGGGCTTTAAAATTACGTCACTCGGTTTGACGGACATCCGGGATGCTGACGAGCAAAATGGATACTTAGAAAATCTTGGCCGACCGCGTATCGCTGAGGTGCGGAAACAAGCTGAAATCGCTGAAGCGAACACAGAACGTGAAACACGTATTCACCGTGCCCAAACCGACCAGGAAGCGAAAGAAGAAGAATACAAACGCCAAATCACGATTGCAGAATCGAAAAAGGAAAAAGACATCAAAGATGCTGCCTTCAAAGAAGAAACCGAACGTGCAAGAGCGAAGTCCGAACAGTCCTATGAGCTTGAAAAAGCGAAACTTGCCAAGGAAGTAAAAGAAGAAGAGCTGACCCTTCAATTCCTTGAACGGGAGCGTGCAGTTAAACTTGAAGCGGAAGAATCCAAGGTCCGTAAAACAAAAGCCGATGCAGATTATTACGAAACGACCCGTAAAGCAGAAGCGGAAGCACGTAAGTCTGAAATCGACGGGGAAGCAAAAGCGAAGATCCGCAGGGAAGAAGGGTCTGCCGAAGCCGATGTCATCCGTGAACGCGGTAAAGCAGAAGCTGAATCCCGTAAACTGCTGGCTGAAGCCATGGAAAAACATGGAGATGTCATTATCACAGAGAAACTCATCGAAATGCTGCCGGTGTTCGCTGAGAAAATCGCTCAGCCTCTCAATAATATCGATTCGGTCAAGATCATCGATTCCGGTAACGGCCAAGGGGTTCCTTCCTTTGGTAAAAGCATCACAAGAACGATGCTCGACATGCAGGAGCCACTGCGTGAAATGACAGGCATCGATGTGGGGGAATTACTGAAGTCGTATGCAAACAGGACTCAACCGACGCATTACCAGCCTGCTATTTCCGAGTCAGGAGACAAGGAAGCAGCAGCTTCGAACGAAGTGGAAGAAAACGAGTTTGAAGAAGCGGGGCAAGGAAGTAAATAA
- a CDS encoding AraC family transcriptional regulator produces the protein MTYSDQQKRINKVIDYIDQHLTEDLSLEQLAKVSTYSPYHFQRLFKGFIGETPAGYVKRIRLENAAHMLIYDPEIPVTEVAMINGFASLSYFTYSFNSYFHSNPKSWREGAYLERFPREYMNSKKSKTFSTNPKAFQMRESYNGFKWLDLSEVKVAELPECTTINRYHTGSYKEGIPGAWRDLYHWGNARNLMKGSPLLFGVPKSNPYITPADKNRYECRLAVKDLSISGEDLNHFSGGKHVIYEFPGPVDYEDRGMLIECYSELYSYWLPQSGFRYLGNPVELVEVTGVQGSLDIKCRIKAIALAIEPN, from the coding sequence ATGACCTACAGTGACCAGCAAAAACGGATTAATAAAGTTATTGATTACATAGATCAACATTTAACAGAAGATTTATCGTTAGAACAACTTGCCAAAGTATCTACCTATTCGCCCTATCATTTTCAACGATTGTTTAAAGGGTTCATCGGTGAAACCCCTGCCGGATATGTGAAACGGATCCGGCTTGAGAACGCGGCACATATGCTGATATATGATCCTGAAATCCCTGTTACAGAAGTTGCCATGATAAATGGATTCGCTTCGTTATCTTATTTCACCTATTCGTTTAATTCGTATTTCCACAGTAATCCGAAAAGTTGGAGGGAGGGTGCATATTTAGAGCGATTTCCACGGGAATATATGAATAGCAAGAAATCTAAAACATTCAGCACAAATCCGAAAGCATTCCAAATGAGAGAATCCTATAATGGATTTAAATGGCTGGATCTTTCTGAAGTGAAGGTTGCCGAGTTACCTGAGTGTACCACCATCAATCGATATCATACAGGTTCCTATAAAGAGGGAATCCCTGGGGCGTGGCGAGACCTCTATCATTGGGGAAATGCAAGAAATCTGATGAAGGGAAGTCCATTACTATTCGGAGTTCCAAAGAGTAATCCCTACATTACCCCAGCAGATAAAAACAGGTACGAATGCCGCCTGGCAGTTAAGGATCTAAGCATATCGGGCGAAGACCTCAATCATTTTTCGGGAGGCAAGCATGTAATATATGAGTTTCCAGGCCCTGTCGACTATGAGGACAGGGGCATGCTGATTGAATGTTACTCAGAACTGTATAGCTACTGGCTGCCACAAAGCGGCTTTAGATATCTGGGGAACCCGGTGGAGCTTGTTGAGGTAACGGGTGTACAAGGATCGCTTGATATTAAATGCCGAATAAAAGCGATCGCTCTGGCCATTGAACCGAATTAA